One segment of Mesoplodon densirostris isolate mMesDen1 chromosome 6, mMesDen1 primary haplotype, whole genome shotgun sequence DNA contains the following:
- the IFNE gene encoding interferon epsilon, with the protein MINKPFFEIVLVLLASSSVCSRELKLVLFQQKIVNRESLKLLNKLQTSSIQQCLPHRKNFLLPQKSMNPHQYQKGQALAILHEMLQQIFNVFRAIISLNGWEETHMEKLLIELHQQLKYLEALMRRQAEQERDTLGSENLRLQVKIYFQRIRDYLENQDYSTCAWTIVQVEINRCLFFVFRLTGKLSKQGMES; encoded by the coding sequence ATGATTAACAAGCCTTTCTTTGAAATTGTATTGGTGCTGCTGGCTTCTTCCTCTGTCTGCTCCCGAGAGCTGAAACTGGTTCTTTTCCAACAAAAGATAGTGAACAGAGAGAGTTTAAAACTCTTGAATAAATTGCAGACCTCTTCAATTCAGCAGTGTCTACCACACAGGAAAAACTTCCTGCTTCCCCAGAAGTCTATGAATCCTCACCAGTACCAGAAAGGACAAGCACTGGCCATTCTTCATGAGATGCTTCAGCAGATCTTCAATGTCTTCAGGGCAATTATTTCTCTGAATGGTTGGGAGGAAACCCACATGGAGAAGCTCCTCATTGAACTTCATCAACAGCTGAAATACCTAGAAGCGCTCATGAGACGGCAAGCAGAGCAGGAAAGAGACACCTTGGGCAGTGAGAACCTTAGATTACAggttaaaatatatttccaaagGATACGTGATTACCTGGAAAACCAGGACTATAGCACCTGTGCCTGGACCATTGTCCAAGTAGAAATCAACCGATGTCTGTTCTTTGTGTTCCGACTCACAGGAAAGCTGAGCAAACAAGGAATGGAAAGTTGA